One Natronomonas moolapensis 8.8.11 genomic region harbors:
- a CDS encoding helix-turn-helix domain-containing protein, with the protein MSEMESPAGISGTDNEDSITVSQLRAELNGTGKSEAPGTAVSEVVGEVETSLFGAEAFSFEETHVKSSLDELLVSLVALRSADTHGKQLLDDLAQEFDTILSPGTVYPRLHDLCDEAVLEQRELVKTKEYTLDDAATAREDVAEAARQHLALGMVLRAALEEGDFE; encoded by the coding sequence ATGTCGGAGATGGAGTCACCGGCGGGAATCAGCGGGACGGACAACGAGGATTCGATCACGGTGTCGCAGTTGCGCGCCGAACTGAACGGGACGGGCAAATCGGAGGCGCCGGGGACGGCGGTCTCGGAAGTCGTCGGCGAGGTGGAGACGTCGTTGTTCGGGGCGGAGGCGTTCAGTTTCGAGGAGACACACGTCAAATCCTCGCTGGACGAGTTGTTAGTGTCGCTGGTGGCGTTGCGAAGCGCCGACACCCACGGCAAACAGCTGCTGGACGATCTGGCCCAGGAGTTCGATACGATTCTCAGCCCCGGAACCGTCTACCCGCGCCTGCACGACCTCTGTGACGAGGCCGTTCTCGAACAGCGCGAACTCGTCAAGACCAAAGAGTACACCCTCGACGACGCCGCCACCGCCCGCGAGGACGTCGCCGAAGCCGCCCGCCAGCACCTCGCGCTCGGGATGGTCCTGCGGGCCGCCCTCGAGGAAGGCGACTTCGA